The sequence CACGGTTGGACTGGGCGCGGCCACCGCTTCGCCGCTGATGCATGCGTGCAAAAAGGTATCTTTGTCTTGTAGGTAGCCGTGCAGCAATACCTTATCAGGATCGCGAAGATCATGGTTGAGTCGATCGAGTGTCGAAAAGGCGATCGCAGGCGTGCTGCTGTAACCACCTTGTTCACGCAGCAAGTCTCCGAGCCGAACGTCAAAGATACCGTCTTGGTATTCCGGGCTGACTTGGTGAATCAGATCACGACGGTAGCACGCGCCACCATTGATGTGCCGAGCAATCCATCGCTTCTTTTCGATCGGGCGATGACGAAAAGGGCGGTACAAACGAAATTTTTTCTGACAATCACGGTACACATCCGGTACCTCACAACCCATCAGCAATACGTCGCCGCTGGATTGCCAATGATCATCCAAGCGGTCGAGCCAATCGGCGGCAACCGGGCACATGTCCGATTCCATCCACAATGCGAAACCGTTGTTGTCATCGCTCATGTCGGCGACATGCCGCATGCTGTCCCAAAACATCGCCGTTGCGCCGAATGGATAACCGAAAACTTGGGTCGGGCAGTGTAAATGACTCGCCGGAGCGATCCGCGACGCCGATCGCATCAATCGGTCACTCGGTTCCGTCCTTGGACTGGCTGATAGCAAAAACTCAAACTCGCACTTCGGCGATTCCATCGAAAGCATGTGGTCTAAAATCCGCTCGTAACGATCAATTTCTGCTTCCGAAAAGTACGGCAGGATAATAGTGTGCATCGATTCTTGTTTTGCAAGGGAAAGGGATGGATGCATCGTCGATCGGACGAATGCGTTAATCCGAGGCGATGGCGGTATCATCTGTTAGGGGATATATCGTCTTGAGGTTTTAGCGGCAATAACAATTATTCAATTCGCCGCGGATCCATGACTTGGATTTTAGAAATGTCGCGTCAAGAATTGGTTCGCCGCTGCCGCACCCACGGTCCGGCAACGGCACCACAACGACACACATTCGCTCACGCGAAAATTTTATTTTCCGGCTGACTGCCAGTCGCGAATCGCTTCAATCGGGAATGCTAGCATGATGATGTTCATTGCTAGGCTGTCGCGGATCCAAAGGAGAGAAGCGATTTCAAGCAAGGCGACCACCAGCACCGCCATCCAAATGCCGAAGCGATGTCGCGAGACGATTGCGATCACCGTCCCCGTCACACACATCAAATAATCGGAGAGGGAATTTAGAATGCTATCGCCGAAGTAGTCCAGCGAGATGGTGGTTTCTCGGTAACGCTGGATCATCCATGGCGTGTTCTCGGCGATCTCCCAAATCGCTTCGATGCCAGCAATCGCCAACAAGATCGACGACTGGCTGACCTTCTTGCCTGCTAGCAAATGAAAGATCACCCACAACGCAAAGCCGTGTTCCAGATGGGAAAGCGAGTAGGGATCGACCAGGTGCTGAGAATTATGGCTCGACCAAATGTCCCAAGACCAAGGAAGCAGGTCACCGAGTTGGCACCACCACACACGTCCCAGCATCGCCAAGATCGCAGTCATGAAGGCGGCGATCGCTGCGAGTCCGTAGACGGTTTTGGCGGTAGAGACCTGCGGTGAGAACAATGGCAAAACTTTTGGAGCTTTTTAGAGCTTAGGGAGCGATCAGACGGTTAGCCAACCAGCCGCGTTTCAGCCCGGGATCGGCAGCGATGCTGGGCAGCCCTACGGTTTCAACGACACTGCTGGCAGCCTGAATGCCGCTGATCACGGCGCCTTCCATCGTCGCGGGCCAACCGGTGCGTGTCCAGTCGCCCGCCAAACAAAGCCACGGCAATTTAGCCGGGGCAGGGCAGGGGGGCGGGCGAAGTCGCTCGACCGCCGGGCGGATCGAGAACACCGATTTGGGATCGGTGACGACGCGGTGACGCAGCAGCGTTGCCGTTTGAGTCGCTGGAAAGACCGCGGTGAGTTCGGACAGCACTTGCGCGACCATCTCCTCTTTGGACGATCCGCTCATCGGATGCGATCCGCTGATCACGACTTGATAGTAGTGCTCGGATTTTTTTTCGGTAGCGGAACTCGTTGAGAGTTTCGACCAGCCTGGAAAACGTTGACGACTTCCGCCACCGGAAAACCCTCCAATTATCGTTCCAGAGGTGCTAAACGGTTGGCGAAACAGACACTGCGTTAACGAACCGACCAACACCGCGTGAGGTCGGTCGGTGATTGGTTGCAAAGGTAGAGGATCTTGCGGACGTGATCTTAGATACTAAAAGGGAACGGGTCGTACCAAATTTGTGGGCATGTTAAGAGCGTTACGGCCAAATTCGCCGCTGACAGCAACTCCTTCAGCCAGACATGAGATGAAATTCAGCGGTAGCCTCAGCGTTTCCACAGTCGACGATGCGTCGTCATGGCCAATTGTAAAAATAAGAGAACGGGTGAGCTGCTCGTTAATGAGCGAGTAACTCTCACGCTCGTCGCGGCAAATGACAGCGGTGGTAAGTGCGGTGGCGATGCAGCGGATCGGTGCGTTCGGGGCGCTCGGCAACTACGCACAATAAGCGGCTAAAGTCTCGCGCTAATTCGCAGCACGTCTTGGTTTCCAATCCCGATCGCTTGAGCACTTGTGGGACATTTTCGGACGTGTAGCCGCGTTTGTTCGATGTGATCTGGTGGGTAGTCAAGTCGAGCATTTCCAAATAATCTTCCAGCGACATCAGCAAGAAACCTTCGTCGCTGCAGCGGTGACCCGATTGGCTTACGCAGGACCATTTCTTGCCAAAACGCAC comes from Novipirellula caenicola and encodes:
- a CDS encoding DUF2585 family protein yields the protein MPLFSPQVSTAKTVYGLAAIAAFMTAILAMLGRVWWCQLGDLLPWSWDIWSSHNSQHLVDPYSLSHLEHGFALWVIFHLLAGKKVSQSSILLAIAGIEAIWEIAENTPWMIQRYRETTISLDYFGDSILNSLSDYLMCVTGTVIAIVSRHRFGIWMAVLVVALLEIASLLWIRDSLAMNIIMLAFPIEAIRDWQSAGK
- a CDS encoding FAD-dependent oxidoreductase; this encodes MQPITDRPHAVLVGSLTQCLFRQPFSTSGTIIGGFSGGGSRQRFPGWSKLSTSSATEKKSEHYYQVVISGSHPMSGSSKEEMVAQVLSELTAVFPATQTATLLRHRVVTDPKSVFSIRPAVERLRPPPCPAPAKLPWLCLAGDWTRTGWPATMEGAVISGIQAASSVVETVGLPSIAADPGLKRGWLANRLIAP